From the genome of bacterium:
CGTTTTCAAGGAGATTAAAAGTTGACCCCAGGCTGTTTGACAGGTTTTGGGGCCTGTGGCATCCTCTGGTGAACATGTACAGAAAGGAACACAGGTAAGAACACTTGGATCGAGCACTCAGCAAGCCAGAAGGCTTTTGTGAAGAGGACCTGCCTTGTCTCAAAGGGAGTTTTCCTTTCAGGTTGGGGACCAGTTCCTATATCCTTGAGGCTCCAATTCTTCCCAACATAAGATTTCTGGGCCATTACCTGGATGAGGTGGAGCTGGTCCTGTTCCAAAGCCAGGAGGAGCAGAACCTTCCCACCAAAGGGGAGATACGTGAAATGGCCTGGCTTGCCAGGGATCTGGACCTCAAGTACAACGTGCATCTCCCCACGGATGTTTTCCTGGCTGATCCCGACTCCAAGGTCAGGGCCGCTTCGGTGGACACCCTGCTGCGGTTTCATGAAAGGACCCTACCCCTGGTCCCCACTGTCTACGTCTTACACCTTGAAACTCGCAGTACAAAAGGAGAGAAGATCAGGGACCCAGAGGCCTGGAGCGACAGGATCGCCTCCTCCCTCGATGAGCTCTGGAAGGGTGGCATGCAGCCCACCATGGTGGCCGTGGAGAATCTGGACTATCCCCCCAGCCAACTTTCTGAATTGGTGCGGAAAAATAACATGTGGTATTGCGTGGATGTGGGCCACCTGGTGCGCTACAGTATCCAAGTGGAAAAAGAGCTAGATCATTGTATGCACAGATGCGCAATGATCCACCTTCACGGGGTATCAGGGGAAGTGGATCACCAAAGTCTGGATTTACTGCCTCCTCCTCTGTGGGAGAATCTCTGGAAAAGGCTCTGGGATTTCAAGGGGGGCCTTTCCATAGAGGTCTTTTCCCTCAAGGACCTGGTCAGCTCCCTGCAAAGAGTCCATGGATGGATGGAATCATGCAGGATTGCAGCAAAAGGGAATTGGTATGAGCCATGAAGCCTCCAGGCCCATTAAGCTACTTGTGACTGGTGCCTCTCGAAGCGGTAAGAGCAGGTATGCACTGGGCTGGGCCCAGGCCTATGATCCTCCCAGGCTATTTTTGGCCACGGCAAGACCCTTGGATCAAGAGATGGCCGAGCGCATAAAAAAACACAAGCAAGAAAGGGGCCCAGGCTGGATCACCTGGGAAGAGCCTCTGCTGGTGCACCAAACATTCCGGAGCCCACCCCCGCAAACACA
Proteins encoded in this window:
- the cbiR gene encoding cobamide remodeling phosphodiesterase CbiR, which codes for MGTSSYILEAPILPNIRFLGHYLDEVELVLFQSQEEQNLPTKGEIREMAWLARDLDLKYNVHLPTDVFLADPDSKVRAASVDTLLRFHERTLPLVPTVYVLHLETRSTKGEKIRDPEAWSDRIASSLDELWKGGMQPTMVAVENLDYPPSQLSELVRKNNMWYCVDVGHLVRYSIQVEKELDHCMHRCAMIHLHGVSGEVDHQSLDLLPPPLWENLWKRLWDFKGGLSIEVFSLKDLVSSLQRVHGWMESCRIAAKGNWYEP